The nucleotide sequence CTGAAAATTATACGGAGATCGAACGACAACGAACATACTGACAAAAATAAACAGGGCGTTTAATGGTCGTGAGAAACTGGATGAATAAGGTCAGGTTATAGCTGCCTTATCACGAGGAATGCCTTTTATTGTCGCTCAATTTCGACGATAACAAACTTTTTAATTATACTCTATTACTCCTAATTGGCAAATAGATTGTGACTTCTTCAGTCATCATGAGCACCGTATTGAACAGATGCGCTTTTAGAAAACCTGATATATACTGATCGCTGTCTTTTTCCAAGGGCGATAATATTTCTTTCTTACTTCAACTTTCTCCTCAACAGGGCTTTCCGCTGTAAGAAGCACATGGACGAACGCCACAAGAAATCGAATTTTTTTTACAAACCTCAGACAACGCCTGCCGCCTGGAGGCCTCAAAATGACCGAATTCATCTATCATGACCCGTTTCCCTTAGGCGAGGATCAAACTCCGTACCGATTCCTTGAAGGATCGGGGCAATATGTGAGCACGGACAGCTTTGCCGGTACCGAGATACTCAAGGTGGCCCCAGAGGCCCTTAGGGAGGTGGCCCGAACAGCTCTGCATAATGTTTCTTTCTTTCTCCGTCCCGAGCATAACCAACAGGTGGCCGCTATCCTGGATGATCCTGAGGCCTCGGATAATGACCGGGCTGTGGCCCTGGCCATGCTCCGCAATGCCGAGATCGCCACCAAAGGTGTGTTGCCGCTCTGTCAGGATACCGGGACCGCCATCGTCATGGCCAAGAAAGGGCAACAGGTCTGGACTGGTTGTAATGATGCGGAACAACTTACAGCGGGTATTTTTTCCGCCTATACAGAAGAAAACCTGCGCTATTCACAAAACTCGGCCCTGAGTATGTACGAGGAGGTAAACACCAAGAATAACCTACCTGCCCAGATTGATATCTATGCCGTGCCCGGTGCGACCTACCGTTTCCTCTTTCTCGCCAAAGGAGGAGGCAGTGCCAATAAAAGCTATCTCTATCAGGCAACCAGGGCAATCCTGACCCCCGGAGCCCTGCAAGACTTCCTGGTCGAAAAGATGAAAACCTTGGGCACCGCAGCCTGTCCTCCCTATCATATTTCCATTGTCATCGGCGGGACCAGTGCTGAGGCCAACCTCAAGATCGTCAAACTGGCCAGCACCAAATATTTTGACGCCCTGCCAGTGACAGGCAATGCCCAAGGTCAGGCATATCGAGACACCGTCCTTGAGCAGGAATTGTTACAAGAGACCTGGAAGCTCGGGATAGGCGCGCAGTTCGGCGGCAAGTATTTTGCCCATGATGTGCGGGTCATTCGCCTGCCCCGCCACGGTGCCTCCTGCCCCATCGGTCTCGGCGTCTCCTGCTCCGCTGACCGTAACTTAAAGGCCAAGATAGATCGCCAAGGCATATGGGTGGAAGAGCTGGATTATAGTCCAGGCCGCCTGATCCCCCATGCCTTGCGAGAAAACAAAGACGAACAAGCCGTGCGTATCGATCTGAATCAGCCAATGGCAGAAATTCTTGCCCAACTTGATCAATTACCTGTGTCTGCACGCCTCCTGTTGAGCGGTCCCATCATCGTAGGCAGGGATATCGCCCATGCCAAATGGAAAGAACTGCTAGATAGCGGTAAGCCTCTGCCTGATTACCTCCAACAGCACCCGGTCTACTATGCGGGTCCGGCCAAGACCCCACCAGGTATGGCCTCAGGCTCTTTTGGTCCCACCACAGCCGGACGCATGGATTCCTATGTGGACCTCCTACAAAAAAATAAAGGATCCATGATCATGATCGCCAAGGGCAATCGCTCCCAGCAGGTCACTGAGGCCTGCCGAGAAAACGGGGGGTTCTATCTGGGCTCCATTGGCGGGCCAGCAGCCCTGCTGGCTCAGGAGAGCATCTCCAAGGTCCAGTGTATTGACTATCCAGAGCTGGGCATGGAGGCGGTCTGGAAGATTGAGGTGAAGGATTTTCCGGCCTTCCTCCTGGTAGACAATAAGGGCAATGATTTTTTTGCCCAAGAGGTCCGCTGAGAAAAGAGCGTCTTGTGCTCTGGATCTCTTTTCAAGAGAGGCCATATTGTAAGGGATACGTTGTCTTTTAGAGATATCGCTGTTATAGTAGCGAGCCATACAAAAAAGACTCCATACGGACAATAACTCTATTGCCTCGAACGACTCAACACAAAGAAGGAAAAAAAAGATGGCAAACTATATAGAAGGAAATCTTCACGGAAAAGGACGTAAAATCGGAATTATTGTTGCCCGTTTTAACTCATTTATTTCCGAAAAGCTGCTGGAAGGAGCTCTGGACACCTTGGTTCGCTCCGGGGTTAAGGATGAGGATATTGATGTTGCCCGGGTTCCTGGTGCCTTTGAAATCCCCCTTGCTACCCAGAAGATGGCCAAGTCTGGCAAGTACGATGCAATTATATGTATTGGTGTAGTGATTCGGGGAGCGACACCACATTTTGATTTCGTTGCCAACGAAGTTGCCAAGGGCAGTGCCCAAGTCATGCTGGATGCTGGCATTCCGATCCTTTTCGGAGTCCTGACCACCGAGACCATTGAGCAGGCCATTGAGCGGGCTGGAACCAAGGCAGGGAATAAGGGCGCAGATGTTGCTGTGGCCGCGCTGGAGATGATCAATCTCATGAATCAACTGTAGGAGCGGGCCGTTGATAACGAAAAAATATTTCCAACAGAACAGGACGACATCTTCTCTGTCGTCGGTCGTGGCTTGATATGGGGCTACGAAGAAAATCACGGGAACTGGCCCTGCAATTCTTTTACGGACATGATATCCAGGAACGTCCCTCTGCTGAAGATATCCTCCATAAGGAACTAGAGGAATTTCGTTCCTCTTTCAAAAGCGATCAAAAAGCCCATCCCTATGCGGAACAGTTGATCAAGGGTATCTGTGCCCGTCAGCAGGCGATTGATAACGCCCTTGCTGACTGTTCGCACCATTGGCGGGTGGAGCGGATGGCCTTAGTTGACCGCAATATTCTCCGTATTGCCGCCTATGAGATGCTGTATATCGAAGATGTTCCGGCGACAGTGGCCATCAACGAGGCCTTGGAAATCGCCAAACGCTATGCAGAACCAGAATCAATCAGTTTCATCAACGGAATTCTGGACAACCTGCAAGGCAAGAAGGCCGGTTGACCTCACAGCACAACCGAAAAAGGACAGTACCTCTGTGGCGGACTGTCCTTTTTTAATACCCTCTCTATTTTTTTTTCTCTTTCCTCAGCAGCTATGAAGGAAAGCATGGGACTGTACCTCGTACCGTCCTCTACAGTCGTAAGTTCTCGGCTGACTTGCTGAGATTGTAAAACGATCATATAATCATAGGCTTCTTCAAAAAAAGAAGCGGTGATTATATGATCAACTATTTGTATGACTCGTTAACAAGCTTTCGTACTGTTTTTTCCCGTGACAAAACCTGGCTTATTTTTGTCATGATTGTTCTCGGTTTTATTGGCAGCACAGAAATGGTCGGTGTCAGTTCTTTCTGCCGTTTCTGGTTGTTAGAAATACCGGGCTATCACACGTTAAATCATTTTTTTCGTTCTTCGGCCTGGACTCTGAACGAATTACTGAATCATTGGTTCTTCTTTGTGAGTTCAAGTGGGTTATGTATGACCTCACAAGGACGTATCGTCACACTGGGAGACCATACTGTCCTCTCGCGAGACGGACGAAAAATGCCTGGAGTTGTTACGTTACATCAGGACAGCGACACACAAAGTAAGCCCAGTTATTTCCGTGGGCAATGCTGGGGGGCTCTTGCTGCGGTTACCGGCGTTGCTCCCCATATGTTCGCTTTGCCGCTGATGTTGCAAATGCATCAAGGATATCAACATTTGGGGAAAGAAAACAATGACAATGTACCAACTATGGGAGAATGCATGGTTGATATGGCTCTATTTTTTGCACTGAGGACGAACCAGCCTTCTCTATTGGTTCTGGACGCTTTCTTCTCTACAAAAACAGTTTTTAACCGAGCCAAAACGATATACTCATTGACTCTTCAGCAGCCTTTGGTGGAAATTATTGTCCGGGCAAAAAAGAATTATGTCGCTTATTTTCAAGCAGATCCAAAAGACTATAAGGGATCAGGTTGCTACGCAAAATACGGTGAAAAAGTTCATCTGATGGAGATTTTTGACCATCAGAGTTGTTTTGCTACAGTTGAAGCACGTATCTACAATAAGGTTGAAACGATCAAGCTGTATCATCTTGATTTACTGTGGCAGCCTTTGCGCACCACTCTTCGTTTTGTTTTTGCCGAAACATCTCATGGTCGTATTGTGCTTATGTGTAGCAACGTATCACAGGACCCACTGGCAGCAATTGAACTGTACTGCCTTAGGGTACGAATTGAAACCATGTTCGATATGCTTAAAAATGTTATCCATGCATTTCAGTGTCATTTCTGGTCAAAAGGGAGGCATCCTTCATATCCGGGTTGACACTTGTACAGAAAGTTATTCATAAAGTTGCGACAAGCTGCTTGGTTCAGCTATTATAACGGCAAATAATCCTCAGCCAAATTGAACCAAGATCGCCTTATGTTTTCTCTCGTACCTCAAGTGCCCGTCCCCGATAACGCGAGCAATATTTTCGGAAATAAATTTCTTCGTCGCCCTGAGTTAGCAACTTTCGATCGACTACAAATCGTTTATGAAGCGTATTGCGCTAAAATTTTCGGTCTATGGGGCACGGTAACCGCATTATCGAAATATTACAATGTTTCCAGGACGTTTATCTATGACACCTTGGCGGTTTTCGAGGAAATTGTTGAACTTGCGCTCGGGCCGCCCGTTCAACCTGCCGATACTGAAAACAAAAGAGAAGCTGTTGAAATGATAGCTTCATTACGACTTGAGGGGAAATGCGGTATCGGATCTATTGTGGCGATAATGAACCGCATCGGCCTACGCTTCTCATCTCAAGGTACTGTTAGCACATATTTAAATCATATAGGCTCGCTTGTTCCCCCTGAGCTGAGGTTTGAAGACAATGATTTGCGGGTTGTCTTTCTGAGCGATGAAATATTTTCCGGCGGTGTACCTATTCTAATCACTGTCGATCCGATCAGCTCCGCGATTTTAAAGATAGAACTCGCCGAAAAACGACGTGCTGAAGAATGGAAAAAGCATTGGATCTGCCTTGAAAATAATGGAATTGAGGCGATTTATCTCGTCACCGATGAAGGATCCGGGCTGTGCGCGGCTCACGATGAACTTTTTTCGGGTGTCATCATGAGGCAGCCAGACACTTTTCACGCTGTTGCATATCGTCTCGGAAGTCGGTTGGAACAACTAGAAAAATCGGCTTATAAAGCTATTACGGAGGAGTATAACCGCGAAGGAAAAATTGCTTCTGCACGAACGAAGGCGGTTATCCGCAAACGAACCGAACTCTATGAAAAAGCACGCAGCGAAGCGCGGAAGGCCGTGGCGCTGTATGATAACTTTTTTTATCTATACCGATGTATTATCAATGAATTGAACCCGTTCTGCTGCGACGGCCAACTGCGGAATCGTCAGCAGGCGGAAGGCAACATTCAGGCAGCTCTTGAGATGATTGAAACTCTCGGCAATGAAAAAATCAACAAAGCAATCGACGGAATAAAAAATATCCTGCCGAATCTTCTGAATTATTTCGTTGTAGCCCTCGAGGTCAGGGAAGAACTCGAAAAATTGCCGATCAATCATAACGCGCTGTCGTCGCTCTGTTCGGCATGGCAGCATCATAAAGCAGTGATCAAAGCAAAAAAGGCGGATCGCCGTAAGAGATGCGCGGACAGAGAACAGAGGCATCTTGAATTCGCCGTAGGGTATCTTCAGGAAGATTTTGAAATTATCAAAGATCGTGTATACAACGAGTTGGACACAATTGTACAGAGTTCGGCCATGGTCGAATGTATCAACTCCGTCATTCGTCCGTATCTGAATACCTCACGGGGACAGGTGAACCAGAACACCTTGAATCTGATCGCATTTTATCATAATAACAGGCGATACCGTGCGGGAAAACGAGTCAAGAAAACACCGATGGAGATTTTGACGGGTAAAAAGCAGGAAAAAGACTGGACTGAGCTGCTATTTGACCTGATTGAGGAAAAAGACCCTCTATTTTTCTCGGCAGCGGCCTGAAATTATACATCAACGGTTCCTGATCTTCAGTTAAGAAGCCGTTAATCAACTCTGAGAAAGTGACAGCGGTGATATGTATTGGTGCGTCTTCGCCGCATTGTATTAAAAAAAAGTGTCAACTACTTTTGGGTGGATATGAAGCATGCCAAAAGGGATGCCGAAACACTCCAGAAAACCCAGACGAAACAGCGAACTCATTACTCCGAAACCCGAAAACCTGCAAAACATTCAACGATGCTGGGATGCGACAGAAGGGTTTGTGAATATCGGTGCAATCACCTTGGGATTGCTCCAGTTGATCGCAACGCTATTCTCCACGGAGATTTGGCATCAGTATGAAGGATTCCTCAAGACACGTTCACGGGAAATACCTTCTGAGCGAACAACAAAAAATGTTCTTGCCGGTTTGCTTATGCGTGATTTTCTCAATGTCGCTCCCAGTGCAATAATGCGAAAAATCCGATCCACGATCTTGAAGGGCAAAATTGAGGATAAGATTTTTCGAGATTCGAACGTGTGGGCCAGGAAAGCAGCATAACCCAACGCAAATATCAAAGCAGCTTTAATTGATCAGAAACCGTTAAGAACTTGCGACTGTAGAGGTACCGTCTCTCTTACTTTTTCTGAAATACATGCAGCTCGCTGTCAGATAGAACAGATATTCTTTGTACAGTTCGGTCCTTTTTCCTCTGCTGTTTGCCCTTTCTGTGGTAAATCGCAAGACGTTGGCTTGTCCATAGAGTAGACCAACACTGTAAACAGATCTTTTTTCTTTTCCGGCAGAATGCGGATCTGAAGATTTGCTGAAAGCGGTTCTTTTCCCAACTCTGCTGCTGTTTTGTTCAGGAGAGTTGTTCCTACCTGAAATGCCTCTTCAGGAGTATTTCCATATCCTTTAAGGCACACTCCTGTAGCATAAACGGAATTGGCAAGAAAGAGGAAAGAGAAGAGAAAGAGTGTCGCTACTGAATGCCGCATTTTTATCCTCCGTAGTGGTATTCCAAAATACTGGATCAAGTTTAAATTATATAATATATGAATAACCTTTATAGGGATTTTGTCAACTTCTTTTTCCCTGTGCGCCAACAAAAAAACACACAGAACATCCCATCGCACATCCTACTGTTTCTCCGTTAAATTTATTGAAAATAAAAACCATAAAAATTACCCTTAAATAGAGACTGTGGCTATCCAGTAAAACCAAAGGAGAAAACATGGTACATTTTCGTTTCATGACTTCAAAAGTATTCCTTCTGGCGACCACATTATGCCTCGGTGGTTGCCTTGGAATGCCCCAATCTGTTATCCCGGTGAAAGAGTTTGAACTGAACAAATATCTTGGCAGATGGTACGAAATCGCTCGCTTAGATCATTCATTCGAACAAGGACTGGAACAGGTTACTGCAGAATATTCGTTACGAAAAGACGGGGGTGTCACTGTGACCAACCGAGGATTTTCAGTAACGAAAAAGACCTGGAAGGAGGCTGTGGGCAAGGCATTCTTTGTTGAGGAACCAAGCACAGGCTACCTCAAGGTTTCCTTCTTCGGCCCTTTTTACGGCTCTTACGTGATATTTGAGCTAGACAAAGAGAATTATCAATATGCCTTTATCTCGGGACCAGATACCTCCTACCTCTGGCTTCTCGCACGCACTCCAGTTGTGGAACAGGAGCTGTTAGATCGCTTTGTTGCCCAGGCCAAAGAACGCGGTTTTCCCACCGAACAAATTAGTTATGTCCCGCAGAGAAAAGAAGACAAAAAGAGCCTCTCCAACAAAGAAGAGAATCTTTGATTTACCCAGTTACGTCAGCACAGAGATAGACAGAACCAACGAGTATGGTACACTGATATAAAAAAATACCTTTGTGAGCCATTAAGGGAGACAGCAAGTAGTCAATGCATAATAAATTAAAAAAGAAAAAAAGTAGTATGGAACTCCTTGCTCCAGCAGGCAGTTTTCCCGCCTTTGAGGCTGCCCTTGATGCCGGAGCAGATGCAGTGTACGTGGGTGCGCCCGGTTTCAACGCCCGTGCCCTGAGCCGGGATTTCTCCTTTGCCGAGATAGGCTCCATGATTCGTCAAGCCCACCAGAAGGGGGTTAAGCTCTATATTGCCATGAACAGCTTGGTCAAGGAGACAGAGTTACCTGCGGCTCTTGAGGCCCTTTCTTGTTTTGAGGCCTTGCGCCCTGATGCCCTGATCATCCAGGACTTGGGCTTACTCTACCTTGCCCGAACCTGGTTTCCAGATCTGCCCCTGCATGCCTCCACCCTGATGTCGGTCCATAATTCCCTGGCTGCAGAGGAGTTCACCAGACTGGGATTTGAACGGGTGGTGCTGGCCCGTGAGCTGACCATTGAGGAAATCGCAGCGATTCATCAAAAAACCGGCGCTGAGCTGGAGATCTTTATTCACGGGGCCATGTGTTTTAGTTATTCCGGACTCTGTCTCTTCTCCAGCCTACACGGCGGCAAATCAAGCCTGCGCGGTCAATGCGTTCAGCCCTGTCGCCGCCATTATTCCTGGCAACGCCCAGGTAAACAGGGGGGGAGCCCCTCTCTCACAAAAGGAAAAAGAAAACAGAAGAGCGGCTCACCAGTAGGCTACCTTTTTTCGATGAACGATCTTTGCGGCATCGACATGCTCCCTGCAATGCGGGATGCTGGAGTCAGCTGCCTCAAGATCGAAGGACGATTGAAGAGTGCCCAATACGTGGCAAACACCGTGGCGGCCTACCGAATGGCCCTGGACTCCTTGGACAAACCAGATGCCGTCCAGGAAAAGGTACTACGGGAGGCCCATAGGCTCCTTGATGAAGCGATGGGCAGAAAACGGTCCAGCGGTTATCTGCTCTCGAAAAAACCTCCTGAGGCAATAACCCCCTCCCAATCCGGCAATAGCGGCAGGATGCTCGGTCGAATTAAAGGGGTGCAGCGAGAACAAACCCGAGACGGTAAGAAGAGGTTAACTTTCCACATCCTTCTCGCCGCCCAAGTCAGCGAGGGAGATCGCCTCCGACTTCATGATGAACAGAGCGGCAATCGCTTCAGCTTTACCCTGCGCTCTTTACAGATCGGGGGACAGCACCGGAAAACCGGACACGCAGGCCAGAAAGCGCTGCTTTCCCTGGTCATTGGGAGAAAAGAACATATAGAACGCCATTTCCAAGGCACCCTCTTCAAGGTGGATGTGGGCTCCCGGATTACCGCCGAACGGAGCGGACGCAAA is from Candidatus Electrothrix sp. GW3-4 and encodes:
- a CDS encoding peptidase U32 family protein, coding for MHNKLKKKKSSMELLAPAGSFPAFEAALDAGADAVYVGAPGFNARALSRDFSFAEIGSMIRQAHQKGVKLYIAMNSLVKETELPAALEALSCFEALRPDALIIQDLGLLYLARTWFPDLPLHASTLMSVHNSLAAEEFTRLGFERVVLARELTIEEIAAIHQKTGAELEIFIHGAMCFSYSGLCLFSSLHGGKSSLRGQCVQPCRRHYSWQRPGKQGGSPSLTKGKRKQKSGSPVGYLFSMNDLCGIDMLPAMRDAGVSCLKIEGRLKSAQYVANTVAAYRMALDSLDKPDAVQEKVLREAHRLLDEAMGRKRSSGYLLSKKPPEAITPSQSGNSGRMLGRIKGVQREQTRDGKKRLTFHILLAAQVSEGDRLRLHDEQSGNRFSFTLRSLQIGGQHRKTGHAGQKALLSLVIGRKEHIERHFQGTLFKVDVGSRITAERSGRKRRQQLSSRKVFPDKAKIEDILTQLTWKRGPVALKISGKGREKGKGGGRRPVRKEPPWWVAVAKLSDLRQRMPIRPARFLVPFNQENMQQLDNVADKIRKYSSRILWCLPPVLHEEDLNWVGQEIRKLGEKGYSRFALGHCSQYRLFFPLLEEQKNYPLELYGNYTLNLLNSAALQAAAHLGYQGALFSLESEGENLASALHHYSRQSNRGARRNEGMDLPPKIQIGVYAYGYPPLFTARLDSTHFRYHQSLVSPQEEYFTLQHHDGLTTARATLPFSLLNQRQQLASMGVDFLLLDLSSGAISREAATLSNLLNQGEPRRTGKGKQPAVMQGNFDGVLV
- a CDS encoding fumarate hydratase; translation: MTEFIYHDPFPLGEDQTPYRFLEGSGQYVSTDSFAGTEILKVAPEALREVARTALHNVSFFLRPEHNQQVAAILDDPEASDNDRAVALAMLRNAEIATKGVLPLCQDTGTAIVMAKKGQQVWTGCNDAEQLTAGIFSAYTEENLRYSQNSALSMYEEVNTKNNLPAQIDIYAVPGATYRFLFLAKGGGSANKSYLYQATRAILTPGALQDFLVEKMKTLGTAACPPYHISIVIGGTSAEANLKIVKLASTKYFDALPVTGNAQGQAYRDTVLEQELLQETWKLGIGAQFGGKYFAHDVRVIRLPRHGASCPIGLGVSCSADRNLKAKIDRQGIWVEELDYSPGRLIPHALRENKDEQAVRIDLNQPMAEILAQLDQLPVSARLLLSGPIIVGRDIAHAKWKELLDSGKPLPDYLQQHPVYYAGPAKTPPGMASGSFGPTTAGRMDSYVDLLQKNKGSMIMIAKGNRSQQVTEACRENGGFYLGSIGGPAALLAQESISKVQCIDYPELGMEAVWKIEVKDFPAFLLVDNKGNDFFAQEVR
- the ribE gene encoding 6,7-dimethyl-8-ribityllumazine synthase; translated protein: MANYIEGNLHGKGRKIGIIVARFNSFISEKLLEGALDTLVRSGVKDEDIDVARVPGAFEIPLATQKMAKSGKYDAIICIGVVIRGATPHFDFVANEVAKGSAQVMLDAGIPILFGVLTTETIEQAIERAGTKAGNKGADVAVAALEMINLMNQL
- the nusB gene encoding transcription antitermination factor NusB; amino-acid sequence: MGLRRKSRELALQFFYGHDIQERPSAEDILHKELEEFRSSFKSDQKAHPYAEQLIKGICARQQAIDNALADCSHHWRVERMALVDRNILRIAAYEMLYIEDVPATVAINEALEIAKRYAEPESISFINGILDNLQGKKAG
- a CDS encoding lipocalin family protein, whose amino-acid sequence is MVHFRFMTSKVFLLATTLCLGGCLGMPQSVIPVKEFELNKYLGRWYEIARLDHSFEQGLEQVTAEYSLRKDGGVTVTNRGFSVTKKTWKEAVGKAFFVEEPSTGYLKVSFFGPFYGSYVIFELDKENYQYAFISGPDTSYLWLLARTPVVEQELLDRFVAQAKERGFPTEQISYVPQRKEDKKSLSNKEENL